A part of Neoarius graeffei isolate fNeoGra1 chromosome 8, fNeoGra1.pri, whole genome shotgun sequence genomic DNA contains:
- the LOC132890334 gene encoding uncharacterized protein LOC132890334, with product MKTFWILSFICSTMYPVQPGRRWVAAQSLTESGVYQPDKELSVDIGDSATLQCCISEKVFGMIAWFKQPNRKKPQIIVRVYKSAGERFSNESQKSRFQIERSSNCFNLIILNIIQSDEAMYYCALTDSSLVFADGTYLKIKGEHVTIESETSKPALGDNSVGCEPTLHGNSTNMNTQEKTVLGLGTALGLCGLLIFCLIYFFLRRRKWDKKVSPGTGQVHVQESVGDSLTYEASQMLKRKVKPGGRDDLVYSHVMYVEL from the exons atgaaaaccttCTGGATTTTGAGTTTCATCTGCAGCACCATGT aTCCAGTCCAACCCGGGAGACGCTGGGTTGCTGCACAATCCCTCACAGAGTCAGGAGTTTATCAGCCTGATAAAGAGCTCAGTGTGGATATCGGAGACTCGGCGACTCTGCAGTGTTGTATTTCTGAAAAAGTATTTGGGATGATCGCCTGGTTTAAGCAACCAAACAGAAAAAAGCCTCAGATTATAGTCAGGGTGTATAAAAGTGCTGGAGAAAGATTTTCCAATGAATCCCAAAAGTCACGTTTCCAAATAGAAAGATCTTCAAACTGCTTCAATCTGATCATTTTAAACATCATTCAGTCTGATGAAGCCATGTACTACTGTGCACTGACGGACTCCAGCCTTGTGTTTGCAGATGGAACTTATTTAAAAATTAAAG GTGAACATGTTACTATTGAATCAGAAACATCTAAACCAGCTCTGGGTGATAATTCAGTGGGCTGTGAACCAACACTGCATGGAAACAGCACTAACATGAACACACAAGAGAAAACAG TGCTCGGTTTGGGAACGGCTTTGGGTTTGTGTGGGCTTCTGATTTTCTGTCTCATTTATTTCTTCCTGAGGAGAAGAAAATGGGATAAAA AAGTTTCTCCAGGAACAGGACAGGTACATGTGCAG gaATCTGTTGGTGACAGTTTGACTTATGAAGCTTCACAGATGTTGAAGAGAAAAGTTAAACCTGGAGGACGGGATGATTTGGTGTACTCTCATGTGATGTATGTGGAACTGTAA